GGCGATGACGATAAAAAGAGTTACGCTGCGAAAACCGTTCATAAAAACCTTTCTTTAAAAACCGTAGAGCCGCGCCGGATTGTCGACCAGGATGTTTTTTCGAATCGCTTCGTCGGGAGCGAACGTCGCGAGCAAATCCACCAGGTCGCCGTCGTTCGGGGTGTGGCCGGGCATGAAATTATTCGAGTGCGGCCAGTCGGTGCCCCAAATGATGCGATCCGGCGCCGCTGCGATAACCGCCTGCGCATAGGGAGTCACTTCGACAAATGGCAAACCGTAATAGGAATTCACATTCGTCTCGCAGATCTTGTCCGCGCCGCTGACTTTGGTCCAGACATGTTTGAGTTTCATTAGATCGAGAAGTAGCTGGAAGCCGGTCTGTTGCAAGCCTTCGGCCGGTTTGACGCGCGCGATGTGATTGACGATGACAGGAATCGGCGCCGTGCGAATGCGCTTTTCCTGCTCGATAAGATTTTTCATATCGATGTGCAAGTCTAGCGACCAGCCGAGCTCGACGATGTTTTCGATGCAGCGGTCGAGCACGTCGAGCTTGACATTGCCCCGCGGCCGGTCGAGCAAGTTGAAGCGCACGCCGCGGATGCCGCCGTCGTGCAAGCGCTGCAATTCATCTCTCGGCGTTTTGTCGTCAATGCGGCCGACGCCGCGAAACTTGCCTTGGGAATTTTTAATCGCGTCGAGCGTCGCCGAGTTGTCCAGCCCATGCACGCTCGGCTGCACGACGACAGCGCGCTCGATGCCGATGACCGCGAGCATTTTCTTGTAATGCTCCAGCGGCGCCGCCGGCGGCGTGTACTCATGGGTGGATACGTAGGGAAAAACTTCCGGCGGGCCGAACACGTGAAAGTGCGTGTCGCAGGCGTTGGCCGGCGGCGTGAATTTGGGCTGGCGCGTGTTCGGATCGGGCGGATAGCAGTAGGGCATGATGGGAATCTTTTTAACGTAGCGATGATGCGATGTCTACGGGTGGGCGGTCGCGACCCGCCCCTGCGGTGAAAATCCTGGATGCCGGCCTGCGCCGGCATGACGGATTAATAAATTGTTGGCGGCCAAGCTGCTAAACGGTGTGGCGCGTCACCCAATCGCGGATCACCGCGTTGGTTTCTTCCGGTGCTTGCCAGAAAAAGCCGTGGGACTGGCCTTCGAGTATTTGCAATTCGGCGCCCGGGATGCGGTTCTTCAAGGCTTCGGCTTGGAGCAAGTGATTGCTGCGGGCTTTGTCGTTATTGCCGATGAGCACGAGCGTTGGAACTTGGATATCGCCCAAGCGGTGCGTCGCTTCCCAGTTGTGGCGGGCGA
This is a stretch of genomic DNA from Deltaproteobacteria bacterium. It encodes these proteins:
- a CDS encoding 2-pyrone-4,6-dicarboxylate hydrolase, producing the protein MPYCYPPDPNTRQPKFTPPANACDTHFHVFGPPEVFPYVSTHEYTPPAAPLEHYKKMLAVIGIERAVVVQPSVHGLDNSATLDAIKNSQGKFRGVGRIDDKTPRDELQRLHDGGIRGVRFNLLDRPRGNVKLDVLDRCIENIVELGWSLDLHIDMKNLIEQEKRIRTAPIPVIVNHIARVKPAEGLQQTGFQLLLDLMKLKHVWTKVSGADKICETNVNSYYGLPFVEVTPYAQAVIAAAPDRIIWGTDWPHSNNFMPGHTPNDGDLVDLLATFAPDEAIRKNILVDNPARLYGF